One Brevibacillus choshinensis genomic window carries:
- a CDS encoding Ger(x)C family spore germination protein, whose protein sequence is MSTIRHWRTAALFFVAVLAFCGLTGCWSSVELNNRSFVRIIFLDKVKDGVEITLSFPLPNRLIPGQSGGTGELTGKPYTSITKTGHDIGEAYRFIQSDLSRTITFGQTSVVVIGKELAKAGISQILEFISREPRFHINTNLFIAPGKAKEVTTIPIIFERFPVDILLAYGNQLVTIDTTAKDCLVASYYGGDMIIPMLKIETKAIPSEKNEVQNWLGTDGAAIFKQGKLVHILTTYEMRGAMWILGKMRDAEISVNAPTDGKPLDFMINQSHSKIKPVIAGDQITMHIHCKADASLISSQSTLPLQDPEQIKKLERSLEELIKIRMTKAVERSQHAGADVFQFSSYLDWYAPSVWKEVAPRWRKMYRENVKVIPHVKITVKRLGTNKNPVHIHPTEPSTGG, encoded by the coding sequence TTGAGTACGATTCGACATTGGCGAACCGCCGCGCTTTTCTTCGTTGCTGTCCTCGCCTTCTGCGGACTAACGGGATGCTGGTCGTCCGTAGAATTGAATAATCGCAGTTTCGTACGCATCATTTTCTTAGATAAAGTGAAAGACGGGGTCGAGATAACCCTCTCTTTCCCTTTGCCGAACCGCCTCATTCCAGGACAGTCAGGCGGTACCGGTGAATTAACCGGAAAGCCTTATACTTCCATCACCAAGACCGGACATGACATCGGTGAAGCGTATCGCTTCATCCAATCCGACTTATCTCGGACGATCACCTTTGGCCAAACAAGCGTAGTGGTAATCGGAAAGGAGTTGGCAAAAGCCGGCATCTCCCAGATACTGGAATTCATTTCTCGTGAACCTCGGTTTCATATCAATACCAATTTGTTTATCGCACCTGGCAAAGCCAAAGAAGTTACGACGATTCCCATCATCTTTGAGCGCTTTCCCGTAGACATCTTGCTCGCCTATGGCAATCAGCTTGTGACGATCGATACGACCGCAAAGGATTGTTTGGTCGCTTCTTATTACGGGGGTGACATGATCATACCCATGCTGAAAATCGAAACCAAAGCTATCCCCAGCGAAAAAAACGAGGTGCAAAACTGGCTTGGAACAGATGGAGCAGCTATCTTCAAGCAAGGAAAACTAGTTCATATTCTCACGACTTATGAAATGAGGGGGGCCATGTGGATTCTCGGAAAAATGAGGGACGCAGAAATTTCGGTGAATGCTCCTACAGATGGAAAGCCACTCGATTTTATGATCAACCAGTCCCATTCCAAGATCAAACCGGTCATCGCGGGAGATCAAATCACGATGCATATTCATTGCAAAGCGGACGCTTCCTTGATCTCTTCGCAGTCCACCCTTCCGTTGCAGGATCCGGAACAGATCAAAAAATTGGAGAGAAGCCTCGAAGAATTGATTAAGATCCGGATGACGAAAGCCGTAGAGCGCTCGCAGCATGCCGGAGCGGATGTCTTTCAATTCAGTTCTTACCTGGATTGGTATGCCCCAAGCGTGTGGAAGGAAGTGGCCCCACGGTGGCGGAAAATGTATCGCGAGAACGTGAAGGTCATCCCTCATGTTAAAATCACCGTAAAACGGCTAGGGACCAATAAAAACCCTGTTCACATTCATCCCACAGAGCCATCAACAGGGGGTTGA
- a CDS encoding CAP domain-containing protein encodes MKRLGTIAIATLGLGFALSGFSNTASAAAAYNCPLKAGAPSQVQQQQQVQWFPYILQMKQFTPQFGYQPVMQQPVQPQYAAPVKQQPVQQQPVQQQPVQQPVQQQPAAAPQPANQADQQVSSVVKQVADLVNQERAKAGLKPLQLDASLNKVAQAKAVDMSNNNYFDHTSPTYGSPFDMMKQFGVSFMTAGENIAMGQRTADEVMNQWMNSEGHRQNIMNPSFTKIGVGFVNGYWVQEFIG; translated from the coding sequence ATGAAACGCCTTGGTACGATTGCAATCGCGACTTTGGGATTGGGGTTTGCTCTTTCCGGCTTTTCAAACACAGCTTCTGCCGCGGCAGCGTATAATTGCCCACTGAAAGCAGGGGCGCCTAGCCAAGTGCAACAGCAGCAACAAGTCCAATGGTTCCCATATATCCTTCAAATGAAGCAATTCACACCACAATTTGGATATCAGCCAGTCATGCAACAGCCGGTGCAGCCGCAATACGCAGCTCCAGTCAAACAGCAGCCTGTACAGCAACAACCTGTACAACAACAGCCAGTTCAGCAACCGGTTCAACAGCAGCCTGCAGCTGCTCCGCAACCTGCAAATCAAGCCGATCAACAAGTTTCCTCTGTTGTGAAGCAAGTAGCTGATCTGGTGAACCAGGAGCGTGCAAAAGCGGGTCTGAAACCACTTCAGCTTGATGCTTCCCTGAACAAGGTCGCACAAGCAAAAGCGGTTGACATGTCCAACAACAACTACTTCGACCATACAAGCCCAACGTATGGATCTCCATTTGACATGATGAAGCAATTCGGCGTATCTTTTATGACCGCTGGGGAAAACATTGCAATGGGTCAACGTACAGCTGATGAAGTCATGAACCAATGGATGAACAGTGAAGGTCACCGTCAAAACATCATGAATCCTTCCTTCACCAAAATTGGTGTAGGCTTTGTGAATGGATATTGGGTGCAAGAATTCATCGGATAA
- a CDS encoding cold-shock protein — MQTNGTVKWFNAEKGFGFIQVEGGDDVFVHFSAIQGDGFKTLDEGQRVQFNIVQGNRGPQAENVVKL, encoded by the coding sequence ATGCAAACGAACGGAACAGTAAAATGGTTTAACGCAGAAAAAGGTTTCGGATTCATTCAAGTAGAAGGCGGAGACGATGTTTTCGTACACTTCAGCGCAATCCAAGGTGATGGCTTCAAAACTTTGGACGAAGGCCAACGCGTTCAATTCAACATCGTTCAAGGCAACCGTGGCCCACAAGCTGAGAACGTAGTAAAACTGTAA
- a CDS encoding aminotransferase class I/II-fold pyridoxal phosphate-dependent enzyme: MHAIASQLNDTIQRENPHVYEMLSNLAKLIYFPKEGILSQSAEAKAKAKKYNATIGIALENGQPMHLKVIQDTLSAYQPKDIYEYAPPAGKPELRAAWRKKMIEEQPSLANHTFSNPIVTNALTHGLSIVADLFADVGDSVIIPDKNWENYELTFSIRRGAEIVNYPLYNDSMKFNAAGLRDAILAQKDKGKAIVVLNFPNNPTGYTPGAEEGKEILAALKEGADAGINIVAVTDDAYFGLFFEDSMQESLFANLCGLHPRVLPVKVDGATKEEYVWGFRVGFITFADSSSELLSALEQKTLGVIRATISSGPHPSQTFVLHALTSPEFQAQKQEKFDIMKGRANRVKHILDSGKFDDAWGYYPFNSGYFMCLKLKTVDAEALRQHLLDQYRVGTIALGETDLRVAFSCIEENGIDELFDMIYSGVKDLEKAAVK; the protein is encoded by the coding sequence ATGCACGCAATAGCATCACAGCTGAATGACACCATTCAGCGCGAAAATCCACATGTATACGAGATGTTGTCCAATCTGGCAAAGCTGATCTATTTCCCCAAGGAAGGTATTCTCAGCCAATCTGCCGAGGCCAAAGCAAAAGCGAAAAAATACAACGCAACCATTGGGATTGCTTTGGAAAACGGACAACCGATGCATCTGAAAGTCATTCAAGATACTTTGTCTGCTTACCAGCCTAAAGACATTTACGAATACGCTCCACCTGCCGGGAAACCAGAGCTGCGTGCCGCTTGGCGCAAAAAAATGATCGAAGAACAACCCTCGCTCGCGAATCATACCTTCAGCAACCCGATCGTGACCAACGCATTGACCCACGGTCTCAGCATCGTTGCTGACTTGTTCGCAGATGTGGGCGACAGCGTGATCATTCCAGATAAAAACTGGGAAAACTACGAGCTGACCTTCTCCATCCGTCGCGGTGCTGAGATTGTCAATTATCCACTATACAACGACAGCATGAAATTCAACGCTGCTGGACTTCGCGATGCAATCCTTGCACAAAAAGACAAAGGGAAAGCTATCGTCGTTTTGAACTTCCCAAACAACCCGACCGGATATACACCTGGCGCTGAAGAGGGTAAAGAAATCCTCGCCGCTCTCAAAGAAGGCGCGGATGCTGGCATCAACATCGTAGCCGTTACCGATGACGCCTATTTTGGTCTGTTCTTCGAAGATTCCATGCAAGAATCCTTGTTCGCTAACCTGTGCGGACTGCACCCTCGTGTGCTTCCGGTCAAAGTGGATGGAGCTACCAAAGAAGAATATGTGTGGGGCTTCCGTGTAGGCTTCATCACGTTTGCTGATTCTTCCAGCGAGCTGCTGAGCGCTCTGGAGCAAAAAACATTGGGTGTCATTCGCGCGACCATTTCCAGCGGTCCACATCCTTCTCAGACTTTTGTTTTGCATGCGCTCACTTCCCCGGAATTCCAAGCTCAAAAGCAGGAGAAGTTCGACATCATGAAAGGCCGCGCTAACCGTGTCAAACACATCCTGGACAGCGGCAAATTTGATGATGCGTGGGGCTACTACCCATTCAACTCCGGTTACTTCATGTGCCTGAAGCTCAAAACAGTTGATGCCGAAGCACTCCGCCAGCATCTTCTGGATCAATACAGGGTTGGTACGATTGCCCTTGGCGAAACAGACCTGCGTGTCGCCTTCTCTTGCATCGAAGAGAACGGGATCGACGAACTGTTCGACATGATTTACAGTGGTGTCAAAGATCTGGAAAAAGCTGCAGTAAAATAA
- a CDS encoding GerAB/ArcD/ProY family transporter, with the protein MDNEQGKVTQSQIYMLFTQYLFTTVLGFRLSTMVTEAGYSTWISLCLGAICGFVITYLSFRLAIKRPTASFAVYGKFIVGRWLHYPLIAIMIFTSLLSGAFVLRELQDFLVEVYLPETPDWAVATLISICIAYAVRSGVQTIFRCAQGIFFLSVFGMLMIPLFVVRDMNFQMTIAFFQHFQQDNIGNASYITTALFGEMSFILFLIPYFAQPQKTIRSLGWALISSLFIILTSLISTLLVFGPHLTADLIYPELELIRFIRAGSFLENLDPVLIAVWLTSLFIKISLFLYIAVIALTHSFSLHDHKPFTLSMTAIMVGLSLFMARSKMELAHLTIHGMVSLLILAEIIPVLYYVADWVRASWAKR; encoded by the coding sequence ATGGATAACGAGCAGGGTAAAGTCACGCAATCACAAATCTATATGTTGTTCACCCAATACCTTTTTACCACCGTGCTTGGATTTCGCCTGTCAACAATGGTGACGGAGGCGGGATATTCTACCTGGATCTCCCTCTGCTTGGGAGCTATTTGCGGCTTTGTCATTACCTATCTCTCCTTTCGGCTGGCCATCAAACGTCCCACTGCCTCCTTTGCTGTCTATGGCAAATTCATAGTTGGAAGGTGGCTGCACTATCCTCTCATCGCCATCATGATCTTCACGAGCTTGCTCAGCGGAGCATTTGTCTTGCGTGAGCTGCAGGACTTCCTGGTAGAGGTTTACCTTCCCGAGACTCCTGATTGGGCGGTCGCAACACTTATCAGCATTTGTATCGCCTATGCTGTCCGCTCAGGTGTGCAAACCATCTTCAGGTGTGCGCAAGGGATCTTCTTCTTAAGCGTCTTTGGCATGTTGATGATCCCGCTATTCGTTGTACGGGATATGAACTTCCAGATGACCATCGCTTTCTTTCAGCATTTCCAGCAGGACAACATCGGAAATGCGAGTTATATTACCACAGCTTTATTTGGAGAAATGTCCTTCATCCTGTTTTTGATCCCTTATTTTGCGCAACCACAAAAAACCATCCGATCTTTGGGATGGGCACTCATCTCCTCACTGTTTATTATCCTGACGAGCCTCATATCTACCTTGCTCGTATTTGGACCCCATTTGACAGCAGACCTGATTTACCCCGAATTAGAGCTTATTCGCTTTATCCGAGCCGGCTCATTTCTGGAGAATCTTGATCCTGTTCTGATTGCGGTGTGGCTCACAAGCCTATTTATCAAAATCAGTTTGTTCCTGTACATCGCGGTGATTGCACTGACTCACAGCTTTTCCTTACATGATCACAAGCCGTTCACTTTATCCATGACCGCCATCATGGTGGGTCTATCGTTATTCATGGCCCGATCGAAAATGGAGCTTGCCCATTTGACCATTCACGGAATGGTCAGCCTCCTTATACTAGCGGAGATCATCCCTGTCCTTTATTATGTAGCAGACTGGGTGCGTGCATCTTGGGCCAAACGTTAA
- a CDS encoding catalase, whose protein sequence is MDINKGSNTNDGDGEQTLTNRQGHPITDNQSMRTVGNRGPTVLENYDFLEKITHFDREKTPERVVHARGAGAHGYFEAYGTVGNEPVSTYTRAKLFQEKGKKTPVFVRFSTVIHGIHSPETLRDPRGFAVKFYTEDGNWDLVGNNLKVFFIRDAMKFPDLVHAFKPDPVTNIQDVERIFDFISNTPEAMHMITFLFSPWGIPANYRQMQGSGVNTYKWVNQEGKAVFVKYHWEPLTQGIKNLTQKQAEEIQGKNFNHATQDLYEAIERGEYPEWEMCVQIMSDDDHPELDFDPLDPTKLWPEDQFPFLPVGKMVLNKNPENYFAEVEQAAFGTGVLVDGLDFSDDKLLQGRTFSYSDTQRYRVGANYLQLPVNAPKTHVATNQEGGQMLYKVDRTEPHINYEPSTIGGLHEAKQHGKDHEPYVAGNIVRQKIDRTNDFKQPGERYRMMEDWERDELIANLTNAMLSCDPRIQEKMIHFFTQCDMDYGNRIKKGVEEGKSKSDGIGGPMGATNPGQAVRQAENEGHPADPY, encoded by the coding sequence ATGGATATCAACAAGGGAAGCAACACCAACGACGGTGATGGAGAGCAAACGCTGACGAATCGACAAGGGCATCCGATAACCGACAATCAGAGCATGCGTACCGTGGGGAATCGCGGGCCGACCGTACTGGAGAACTACGATTTCCTGGAGAAGATTACTCATTTTGACCGTGAAAAGACGCCAGAGCGGGTCGTGCATGCACGTGGTGCGGGGGCGCATGGATATTTCGAAGCGTATGGGACGGTTGGAAACGAGCCTGTCTCCACTTATACGCGCGCGAAGCTCTTTCAGGAAAAAGGAAAGAAAACGCCTGTCTTCGTGCGTTTTTCTACAGTGATTCACGGTATCCATTCACCGGAGACTCTGCGTGATCCCCGGGGGTTCGCAGTCAAATTTTACACGGAGGACGGCAACTGGGATCTAGTTGGCAATAATCTCAAGGTGTTTTTCATTCGGGACGCCATGAAATTCCCCGATCTCGTTCACGCCTTCAAGCCAGACCCCGTCACCAACATTCAAGATGTGGAGCGCATTTTCGATTTTATCTCCAACACTCCGGAAGCGATGCACATGATCACCTTCCTGTTCTCTCCATGGGGGATTCCGGCCAACTACCGGCAGATGCAGGGCTCAGGGGTGAATACATACAAATGGGTCAATCAAGAAGGAAAAGCAGTGTTCGTGAAGTACCATTGGGAGCCACTGACACAAGGAATCAAAAACTTGACGCAAAAACAGGCAGAAGAGATCCAGGGGAAAAACTTCAATCACGCGACACAGGATTTGTACGAGGCGATCGAGAGAGGCGAGTATCCGGAATGGGAAATGTGCGTGCAGATCATGTCCGATGATGATCATCCAGAGTTGGACTTCGATCCGCTCGATCCGACCAAGCTCTGGCCTGAAGACCAATTTCCGTTTCTCCCCGTAGGGAAAATGGTGCTGAACAAAAACCCGGAAAACTACTTTGCAGAGGTCGAGCAGGCCGCTTTTGGAACAGGAGTGCTTGTGGACGGTCTCGATTTCTCCGACGACAAGCTTCTTCAGGGCCGGACATTTTCTTATTCGGATACGCAGCGCTACCGGGTAGGGGCGAATTACTTGCAGCTTCCCGTCAACGCACCCAAAACGCATGTGGCAACGAATCAGGAAGGCGGCCAGATGCTCTACAAGGTTGATCGCACCGAGCCTCACATCAATTATGAGCCTTCGACAATCGGTGGGCTGCATGAGGCCAAGCAGCATGGAAAAGATCATGAGCCGTATGTCGCAGGAAATATCGTACGTCAAAAAATCGATCGCACCAACGATTTCAAGCAGCCGGGTGAGCGTTATCGAATGATGGAGGATTGGGAGAGAGACGAGCTGATCGCCAATCTCACCAATGCAATGCTCAGCTGTGACCCGCGAATTCAGGAAAAAATGATTCATTTCTTTACCCAATGCGATATGGATTATGGGAATCGGATCAAAAAAGGCGTGGAGGAAGGAAAGAGCAAAAGCGACGGGATTGGCGGCCCCATGGGAGCGACCAATCCTGGGCAGGCCGTTCGTCAAGCAGAAAATGAAGGACATCCTGCTGATCCTTATTAA
- a CDS encoding homoserine dehydrogenase yields MKQWKVVITGYGSVGKQVARLLMLRQDHYRKQYGMEVILVGTARSTHGVYDEKGLQPSVLEAFAAEKKTGDMPFSGSDFIRSCQADVLIETGPSQFETGGPGLAYIRHALETGMHAIAVSKGALVVDYAGLSALAKQHGVSLKISGATAAALPTIDLLQYNLAGCEIQAVEGVFTGTTNFVLTSMMDEGISCEEAIARAQQLGIAEPDPSFDVDGWDTACKVTILANAAFGAQLTLSDIAKSSVREVTREQIQLWQQSGKTPKLIGSIRRTPEGLRASVELLAVDSAHPFANVKGTTKAIRVETDVMGDLLVIGGKSDPVAAAAAALKDLEHILSLQ; encoded by the coding sequence ATGAAACAATGGAAAGTAGTGATTACAGGGTATGGCTCGGTAGGGAAGCAAGTAGCGAGATTATTGATGCTGCGTCAGGACCACTATCGAAAGCAGTATGGCATGGAAGTGATTTTGGTTGGAACTGCTCGTTCGACTCACGGTGTCTATGATGAGAAGGGGCTGCAGCCTTCAGTGCTTGAGGCGTTTGCTGCGGAAAAGAAAACGGGGGATATGCCATTTTCCGGTTCGGATTTTATCCGTTCCTGTCAAGCTGACGTCCTCATTGAAACGGGACCATCCCAATTTGAAACGGGCGGGCCCGGACTCGCTTACATACGGCATGCATTAGAAACTGGCATGCATGCGATCGCGGTGTCCAAAGGGGCACTGGTTGTTGATTATGCAGGTCTGTCCGCATTGGCGAAGCAGCATGGTGTCTCTCTCAAGATTAGCGGGGCGACGGCGGCTGCCTTACCGACCATCGATCTTTTGCAGTACAATTTGGCGGGTTGTGAAATTCAGGCGGTGGAAGGGGTGTTCACAGGGACGACCAACTTTGTCCTGACGAGCATGATGGACGAAGGCATCTCTTGCGAGGAAGCGATTGCGAGGGCGCAGCAGCTGGGAATTGCGGAGCCGGACCCGTCGTTTGATGTGGATGGATGGGATACTGCGTGCAAAGTAACCATTTTGGCGAACGCCGCTTTTGGGGCTCAGCTGACACTTTCAGACATCGCGAAATCAAGTGTGCGAGAAGTGACCCGTGAGCAAATCCAGCTATGGCAGCAATCCGGTAAGACACCAAAGCTGATAGGGAGTATTCGCCGCACTCCGGAAGGGCTCCGGGCTTCTGTGGAATTGCTGGCAGTTGACTCTGCGCACCCGTTTGCAAATGTAAAAGGCACGACAAAAGCGATCCGAGTGGAAACGGATGTCATGGGTGACCTGCTTGTCATTGGCGGGAAATCAGATCCCGTCGCAGCGGCTGCAGCAGCGCTGAAGGATTTGGAGCATATTCTCAGTCTGCAGTAA
- a CDS encoding 2-phosphosulfolactate phosphatase — protein MISADVFTQSDFSARFEWGYEGVEYVGNASDIVVIVDVLSFTTCVDVVVGRGGVVFPYRFKDDTAQSFAMENNAIVAGKRGEPISHSPATLRAIPLHTRIVLPSPNGSTCTVLAKRGGGTVIAACLRNASAVARYINRHGGSVTMIASGERWPNGALRPAIEDMIAAGSILDQLTSHHLSPEAKTAVASYRMAKNALLPTLAQSGSGQELISKGYVEDVHVAAAYDSSECVPILGEQMGYTAC, from the coding sequence GTGATTAGTGCTGATGTATTTACACAGTCAGACTTTTCAGCAAGATTTGAATGGGGATACGAAGGGGTGGAATATGTCGGAAATGCCTCTGATATCGTGGTCATCGTGGATGTCCTTTCTTTTACGACGTGCGTAGATGTGGTAGTGGGACGCGGGGGAGTCGTATTCCCCTACCGCTTTAAGGATGATACGGCCCAATCCTTTGCGATGGAGAACAATGCAATAGTGGCTGGCAAGCGTGGAGAACCGATTTCCCACTCCCCAGCTACGCTTCGTGCCATCCCTCTGCATACACGGATCGTCTTGCCATCCCCGAACGGCTCCACTTGCACAGTCTTGGCGAAGCGAGGCGGCGGGACTGTGATCGCCGCATGTTTACGTAACGCATCTGCCGTAGCTCGTTATATCAACCGGCATGGCGGTAGCGTGACCATGATTGCGAGCGGAGAAAGATGGCCAAATGGAGCCCTTCGCCCAGCCATTGAAGACATGATCGCTGCCGGTTCGATACTCGATCAATTGACCTCACATCACTTATCTCCTGAAGCTAAAACCGCCGTAGCTTCCTATCGGATGGCCAAAAATGCTCTGCTGCCAACATTGGCCCAATCCGGTTCTGGACAGGAATTGATCAGCAAAGGATATGTGGAAGACGTCCATGTGGCTGCTGCCTACGATAGCAGTGAGTGCGTTCCCATCTTGGGAGAACAGATGGGCTATACTGCATGCTAG
- the def gene encoding peptide deformylase, with protein MAERIIVRLGDPILRERSKAISSITQNTEKILNDMAQTIYADKGRAGLSAIQIGIAKQLIVMDCGDGLIELINPVLLEKSGEEEGPEACLSIPGVVGIVKRATYVKVQTLNRAGETVILEAEDFLARCIQHEMDHLQGILFIDYVDELYSAKNGKKLKPQDANPILMHQRRLVR; from the coding sequence ATGGCTGAAAGGATAATCGTTCGCTTGGGTGACCCGATCTTGCGTGAGCGATCAAAAGCAATATCTTCCATCACGCAGAACACGGAAAAGATTTTGAATGACATGGCGCAAACCATTTATGCAGATAAAGGGCGTGCGGGACTCTCCGCCATTCAAATCGGTATCGCCAAGCAATTGATTGTGATGGATTGCGGGGATGGTCTCATCGAATTGATCAATCCCGTTTTGCTGGAGAAATCCGGAGAGGAGGAAGGGCCCGAAGCGTGCCTGTCGATCCCCGGAGTGGTCGGTATCGTCAAACGTGCGACTTATGTAAAAGTGCAGACCCTCAACCGGGCAGGAGAAACGGTCATATTGGAAGCAGAGGATTTCCTGGCACGTTGCATCCAGCATGAAATGGATCATCTGCAAGGAATCTTGTTCATAGATTATGTGGATGAGCTGTACTCTGCAAAAAACGGTAAGAAACTAAAACCACAAGACGCGAATCCAATACTCATGCACCAGAGGAGATTGGTTCGATAA
- a CDS encoding rhodanese-like domain-containing protein, with translation MQKETISCSTFRKTIQEESNLLLVDVRDEEKFLQESLHIEGIETKNAPYVHMKEQDQPFDEKTSHTFRDATIITVCTTGNKAQKAAALLREKGYRALALEGGLTAWNDLKENR, from the coding sequence ATGCAAAAGGAAACCATCAGCTGCTCTACTTTTCGCAAAACCATCCAGGAAGAAAGCAACCTACTACTGGTTGACGTTCGAGATGAAGAGAAATTCCTACAAGAAAGTCTGCACATAGAAGGAATCGAAACCAAAAACGCCCCCTACGTACATATGAAGGAACAAGATCAGCCCTTTGATGAAAAAACCTCTCATACGTTCCGAGATGCGACGATCATCACGGTCTGCACCACAGGCAACAAGGCACAAAAAGCAGCAGCTCTCCTCCGGGAAAAAGGATATCGTGCCCTTGCACTTGAAGGCGGATTGACGGCTTGGAACGATTTGAAAGAAAACCGCTAA
- a CDS encoding phosphotransferase family protein gives MEDWLQALIHTSPSLRNTERIEQIFKGFSTDLKYRVYLSDGTQRMLRIADRTAWEQKKKEFAILEVLKKMEVKASLPMEQAVLEESNHCYMVLSYLEGEDAKDALPVLSLEEQYEIGRVAGTQLAAMHTICAEASVPEWEERCLLKHERYVEAYYNCGYRIPQAEKILTFIEDHTRLLRDVPNRFLHDDFHVGNLIVHEGKYAGAIDFNRMDWGDPVHDFTKLAFFSRETSVPFCIGQIRGYLERTGAPAMFFGYDMVCIQRWPSSHRLCGP, from the coding sequence ATGGAGGACTGGCTGCAAGCATTGATACATACCTCACCGAGTCTTCGAAATACGGAGAGGATCGAGCAAATCTTCAAAGGATTCTCTACAGATCTCAAATATCGCGTATACCTGTCTGACGGTACCCAGCGAATGCTGCGCATAGCCGACCGGACCGCATGGGAGCAAAAGAAAAAAGAATTTGCGATTCTAGAGGTTTTGAAAAAAATGGAGGTAAAGGCATCTTTACCCATGGAACAGGCCGTGTTGGAGGAATCGAATCATTGCTACATGGTCTTGTCTTATCTGGAGGGGGAGGATGCCAAGGACGCTTTGCCCGTTCTTTCTCTTGAGGAACAATATGAAATTGGGAGAGTAGCTGGAACTCAGCTAGCTGCCATGCATACGATCTGTGCGGAAGCCTCCGTTCCTGAATGGGAAGAACGCTGCTTGCTAAAACATGAGCGCTATGTAGAAGCGTACTACAATTGTGGATACCGAATTCCCCAAGCGGAAAAAATCCTGACGTTTATCGAAGACCATACGCGTTTGCTGCGCGACGTACCGAACCGATTTTTGCATGATGACTTTCATGTGGGTAACTTGATCGTTCATGAGGGAAAGTACGCCGGAGCGATTGATTTTAATCGGATGGACTGGGGAGATCCTGTTCACGATTTTACCAAGCTTGCTTTTTTTAGCAGAGAAACCAGCGTTCCTTTTTGTATCGGTCAAATCAGGGGATATCTTGAGCGAACGGGTGCCCCAGCGATGTTTTTTGGATACGATATGGTGTGTATACAGCGATGGCCATCTTCTCATCGATTGTGTGGACCTTGA